One stretch of Limnothrix sp. FACHB-406 DNA includes these proteins:
- a CDS encoding YdeI/OmpD-associated family protein, which yields MNKEKISKLIEQNQMHPNGLRIVEIAQASGAWSALDEVENLTLPPDLESFLQQNQYLETWHALSRSFKRGFLEQLLNCKKAETRARKIESLRSKLE from the coding sequence GTGAATAAAGAAAAAATTAGCAAGCTGATTGAGCAAAACCAAATGCACCCAAACGGCTTAAGAATCGTGGAAATTGCCCAAGCCAGTGGTGCTTGGAGTGCCCTTGATGAAGTTGAAAATCTGACCCTGCCGCCTGATCTAGAATCCTTCCTCCAGCAAAATCAATATCTAGAAACATGGCACGCCCTATCTCGATCGTTTAAACGGGGCTTCCTAGAGCAGCTTTTGAATTGCAAAAAAGCCGAAACACGCGCCAGAAAAATTGAATCTCTGCGATCGAAGCTGGAATGA
- a CDS encoding M50 family metallopeptidase: MSDPKRPIPNHDAGFPWVRSPQHLWLIGAAISTVILWQLPWGHQILYPFSILATWFHEMGHGVAAMLLGGRFETLLLHPSGGGVAQHSGQLWLGPIGRALVSAGGPLGAPLAGYGLLRLSQKRLPRVQLGLFLLGCALLLSVLLWVRTLFGVLAIGALGIAIALIPLYGSPWVQYFALQFLSVQACLSTFSRLDYLFTENCTIQGVAMVSDTGQMAKQLWLPYWFWGALLAAISLYCLGSGLWRLVRSRPDGF; this comes from the coding sequence ATGTCGGATCCTAAACGCCCCATCCCGAATCATGATGCTGGCTTTCCCTGGGTGCGATCGCCCCAACACCTGTGGCTGATCGGAGCGGCAATCTCGACGGTGATCCTGTGGCAACTGCCGTGGGGTCACCAAATTTTGTACCCCTTTTCGATTCTGGCGACTTGGTTCCACGAAATGGGTCATGGGGTTGCTGCGATGCTGCTGGGCGGGCGGTTTGAGACGCTGTTACTCCATCCCAGTGGTGGCGGAGTGGCCCAACACAGCGGCCAGCTTTGGTTGGGGCCGATCGGGCGGGCCTTGGTGTCGGCTGGTGGGCCCTTGGGTGCGCCTTTGGCTGGCTACGGACTGTTGCGCCTTTCCCAAAAGCGCTTGCCTCGGGTGCAGTTGGGGCTGTTTTTGTTGGGTTGTGCGCTGTTGCTGTCGGTGTTGTTGTGGGTGCGCACGTTGTTTGGGGTGTTGGCGATCGGGGCTTTGGGCATTGCGATCGCGTTGATTCCGCTCTATGGATCCCCTTGGGTGCAATATTTTGCACTGCAATTTTTGAGTGTGCAGGCTTGCCTCAGTACCTTTTCCCGGCTGGACTATTTGTTCACTGAAAACTGCACAATTCAGGGTGTGGCGATGGTCTCGGATACGGGACAAATGGCCAAGCAGCTTTGGTTGCCCTATTGGTTTTGGGGAGCGCTGTTGGCGGCGATTTCGCTTTATTGTTTGGGGTCAGGTCTTTGGCGCTTGGTGCGATCGCGTCCCGATGGGTTTTGA
- a CDS encoding Uma2 family endonuclease has translation MVFDSSGGFILPNSDLTAPDVSHVSRARMPRSVQCFAEVVPNLVVEIKSQSDRVVKLRDKLTMYLEQGAEVALLVDPDREIVELYRLL, from the coding sequence ATGGTGTTCGACTCTAGCGGTGGCTTTATTTTGCCGAACAGCGATCTGACCGCTCCAGATGTGTCCCATGTTTCTCGGGCCAGAATGCCCCGCAGTGTTCAATGCTTTGCGGAGGTTGTGCCCAACTTGGTGGTGGAAATTAAATCCCAGAGCGATCGGGTGGTGAAGTTGCGCGACAAACTCACCATGTATTTAGAGCAGGGCGCTGAGGTGGCCCTGCTGGTGGATCCCGATCGGGAAATCGTGGAACTTTATCGGCTTTTGTAG